In Campylobacter mucosalis, a single window of DNA contains:
- a CDS encoding sulfite exporter TauE/SafE family protein, which produces MDTLPLLGVFGVAAGFIAGFFGVGGGTVIVPLLLAVGYDVKMAIGISIMQMLFSSAFGSYFNYKAGLLKVGNALFIGLGGLFGASFSGYIVKITPDIVLKSILLGIFIFSLLKLFFSPSEKDGKEKGTKALLFLIGTCVGMLAISVGVGGAVFITPILVGFLGYKLKDAVGIGLFFVIFSSLSGFISFAFNGQIDYFSGIAVGVSSILGVYYGTKTSHKTDKVLLRRCFLVFYLLMISIMIYKIFIN; this is translated from the coding sequence ATGGATACTCTACCACTTTTGGGCGTTTTTGGTGTGGCTGCTGGTTTTATTGCAGGATTTTTTGGTGTTGGTGGTGGAACCGTCATAGTCCCGCTCTTACTAGCTGTTGGATATGACGTTAAAATGGCGATTGGTATTAGCATTATGCAAATGCTTTTTAGCTCAGCTTTTGGCTCATATTTTAACTACAAAGCTGGACTTTTAAAAGTGGGTAACGCCCTGTTTATCGGACTTGGTGGACTTTTTGGAGCAAGTTTTAGCGGTTATATTGTCAAAATAACCCCAGACATCGTGCTTAAAAGTATACTGCTTGGAATTTTTATATTTTCACTACTAAAACTATTTTTTTCACCATCAGAAAAAGATGGCAAAGAAAAAGGCACAAAGGCTTTACTATTTTTAATAGGCACTTGTGTGGGAATGCTAGCCATTAGCGTTGGCGTTGGTGGAGCGGTATTTATAACCCCTATTTTGGTTGGATTTTTAGGCTATAAATTAAAAGACGCAGTTGGCATCGGACTATTTTTTGTTATTTTTAGCTCACTCTCTGGCTTTATATCGTTTGCTTTTAATGGGCAAATTGATTATTTTAGCGGTATAGCCGTTGGAGTTAGCTCAATCCTAGGAGTTTATTACGGGACAAAAACTTCACACAAAACCGATAAAGTGCTTTTAAGACGATGTTTTTTAGTCTTTTATTTGCTTATGATTAGCATTATGATTTATAAAATTTTTATAAATTAA